The stretch of DNA TACCCCGCCCTCAGCACCGGCAACTACGACGTGGTGTGGTTTAGCCAGGCGATTACCCAGGATCGCCGCGCCTGGGCCGACTTTACCCGTCCCTATGGGCGGTTTGATGAGGCGGTACTGGTGCGCGAAGACAGCCCCATCCACACGGCCGCAGACCTGGCGGGCAAGCGCCTCGGCATCCTAGCGGGCACCACCTCGATCGCCCTGCATGAAGCGCTACCCGACCTGGAGTGGGTAACTTTTGTGGGTGCAGATCAGACCCTGTCAACCCTGCTAGCGGCCCTGGGAGAGGGCGCGATCGACGCGCTGGTGGGCGATGCCCTGCCCCTACTGACGACCGAAGCCGATACCGGTACCCTGCGGGTAGCCTTTCAGCTACCCACCCAGCATCCCTTTGGCATCGGCGTTTTGCCAGGCAACCGGGAGTTGCTAGAGGCCCTCAACCAGGCCCTCAATCAGCTGATTGTCAACGGCACTCTGGCCAAGCTGTGGGCCCAGTGGCTTCCCTATAAGCCGTTTCCGTTCTAGGCCGGAGGGCCGAGCGGTTGAGCTGGCCGATCAGGGCCGTGGCCGCCTCTACCGACAGGGGCGGAAAGAAATGGTAGCCCTGCCCACCCTGGCAGTGGTGCGATCGCAGGTAGTGGGCCTGCTCGGCGGTTTCAATCCCCTCGGCAATGACGCTGAGGTGGAGGTTGGCGGCCAGGCTCAGAATGGCTTTGACAATCTCGTCGTTGCCCTGGTTCTGGGTAGGACTGTTCAGCGTGGTGACAAAGGATTTATCGATTTTGAGCACGTCGATGGGAAAGCGATGCAGGTAGCTGAGGGAGGAATAGCCCGTGCCAAAGTCATCCATACAGATTTGAATGTGGCGCTGGCGCAGCTGCTGAAGCAGATCGATGGCCAGCTGGGCGTTTTGAATCAGCACACTTTCGGTAATTTCGACCTTGAGATGCCGTCCCTGGAGACCATTGCGAACCAGGGCCCCGTCGATCTGCTGGATCAGGTCGGGGCGCACGAACTGCTTGCCGGAGAGGTTGACGCTGACGCTGAGCGCCTGGCTGGCGGCGAACTGCCGGTGCCACTGGCTGAGCTGACAGCAGGCCTGATTGAGGGTCCTGCGATCGAGCGCGGTGATCAACCCTAGATTCTCGGCCATGGGAATAAAGTCCAGGGGCGGCACCAGCCCCCGCTGGGGGTGCTGCCAGCGCACCAGGGCCTCAAACCCCTGGGGAATCCCGGTGACCAGATCGACGAGGGGCTGATAGAACAGCCTCAGCTCTGAGCGCTCCAGGGCACGGCGCAGGTCGTTTTCGAGCTGCATTTGCTGGACGACCAGGGCGTGCATGGGGGCATCGAAAATGGCGTACTCGCGGTTGCTGCCCTTGGCTTTGTACATGGCGATGTCGGCGTCGCGCAGGATCTGGTTGGGGTCCGTGTAGGCGGGTGAACTCAGGGCAATGCCAATGCTGGTGTGGATGAAGACCTCGTGGCCCTCCAGCAGCACCGGGGCTTCGAGAATGGCATGAATGCGGTGGGCCAT from Leptolyngbya sp. KIOST-1 encodes:
- a CDS encoding substrate-binding periplasmic protein, yielding MFAPFMDFTTVRPAQLTIVASDFDARPMSFIQEGERLGYEPAVARAVGEVLGLEPVWVDIAPDQFYPALSTGNYDVVWFSQAITQDRRAWADFTRPYGRFDEAVLVREDSPIHTAADLAGKRLGILAGTTSIALHEALPDLEWVTFVGADQTLSTLLAALGEGAIDALVGDALPLLTTEADTGTLRVAFQLPTQHPFGIGVLPGNRELLEALNQALNQLIVNGTLAKLWAQWLPYKPFPF